A stretch of the Saccharolobus caldissimus genome encodes the following:
- a CDS encoding tryptophan--tRNA ligase: MPDEFTVTPWEVKGKVDYDKLIIQFGTQKITEELKHKIKNLTGGELHVMLRRNIFFSHRDLDLVIEDYEKGKGFFLYTGRAPSLGMHIGHLIPFIFTKWLQDKFKVNVYIEVTDDEKFLRNQEYTLDQTRSWAYDNILDIIAVGFDPDRTFIFQDTEYIRNMYPIAIKIAKKLTFSEIRATFGLEMSSNIGIIFYPALQIAPTMFEKKRCLIPAGIDQDPYWRLQRDIAESLGYYKAAQIHSKFLPPLTGPEGKMSSSNPETAIYLSDDPKTVEKKIMKYAFSGGQPTIELHRKYGGNPEIDVAFQWLYYFFEEDDNKIKKIEEDYRSGKMLTGELKQILIEKLNDFLEEHRRKREEAKELVHVFKYDGKLASEMWQKVHE; the protein is encoded by the coding sequence ATGCCAGACGAATTTACTGTTACACCTTGGGAAGTAAAGGGTAAAGTGGATTACGATAAATTAATAATACAATTCGGTACTCAGAAAATCACTGAAGAATTAAAACATAAGATTAAGAATTTGACTGGAGGAGAGTTACATGTGATGCTTAGGAGAAACATATTTTTCTCACATAGAGATCTGGATTTAGTTATTGAAGATTACGAGAAGGGCAAGGGTTTTTTCTTATATACTGGTAGAGCTCCTTCATTGGGTATGCATATTGGGCATCTAATTCCATTTATCTTTACTAAATGGTTACAAGACAAGTTTAAGGTAAATGTGTATATTGAAGTTACTGATGACGAGAAATTTTTAAGAAATCAAGAGTATACATTAGATCAAACAAGAAGTTGGGCCTATGATAATATTTTAGATATTATTGCAGTGGGTTTTGATCCAGATAGAACGTTTATATTTCAAGATACTGAGTATATCAGAAATATGTACCCAATTGCAATAAAAATTGCAAAAAAACTTACGTTTTCTGAAATAAGAGCGACTTTTGGTTTAGAGATGTCGTCGAATATTGGTATTATATTTTATCCCGCACTTCAGATAGCCCCAACAATGTTTGAAAAGAAGAGATGTTTGATCCCTGCGGGAATCGATCAAGATCCCTATTGGAGATTGCAAAGAGATATTGCCGAAAGTTTGGGATATTATAAGGCAGCTCAAATACATAGTAAGTTTCTTCCACCTTTAACTGGTCCAGAGGGCAAGATGAGTTCTTCAAATCCAGAGACGGCAATTTATTTATCTGATGATCCTAAAACTGTAGAGAAAAAGATAATGAAATACGCTTTTTCTGGTGGTCAACCTACTATAGAGCTTCATAGAAAATATGGTGGAAATCCAGAGATAGATGTAGCTTTTCAATGGCTATATTACTTCTTTGAGGAAGATGATAATAAGATAAAGAAAATTGAGGAAGATTATAGATCGGGTAAAATGTTAACTGGTGAGTTAAAGCAAATATTAATAGAAAAACTTAATGATTTCTTAGAAGAACATAGGAGAAAGAGAGAAGAGGCTAAGGAGTTAGTACATGTCTTTAAATACGATGGTAAGTTAGCTAGCGAGATGTGGCAGAAGGTTCACGAGTAG
- the cdvB1/B2 gene encoding cell division protein CdvB1/B2 has product MLGKDFQKIWGNNDEKFKVKGSKEPLKYKLINTHYKIGSMISRLDAYISKMQERDKILFERVVEAQMAKDTQRAAMYANEVAEIRKISKQLLMTQIALEQVQLRLETVTELGDIFVNLIPVLGVVNELRSTLKGILPEVSIELADLGESLQEIVTESGEFTGLGTYASAASPEAKKILEEASIVAEQRMKEKFPALPVNSPLSSKTNT; this is encoded by the coding sequence ATGCTAGGAAAGGATTTTCAAAAGATATGGGGAAATAATGATGAAAAATTTAAGGTTAAGGGATCAAAGGAACCATTAAAATACAAATTAATTAATACCCATTATAAAATTGGATCAATGATCAGTAGGCTTGACGCTTATATCAGTAAAATGCAAGAAAGGGATAAAATATTATTTGAGAGAGTAGTGGAAGCTCAAATGGCTAAGGATACCCAGAGGGCTGCTATGTATGCTAATGAGGTAGCAGAGATTAGAAAGATATCCAAACAATTATTAATGACTCAAATTGCTTTAGAGCAAGTTCAATTAAGGTTAGAGACTGTGACTGAACTCGGAGATATATTTGTTAATCTAATTCCAGTATTAGGTGTAGTTAACGAGTTAAGAAGTACCCTTAAAGGTATATTGCCAGAAGTTTCAATAGAATTAGCAGATCTAGGGGAATCTTTACAAGAAATAGTAACGGAATCTGGTGAGTTTACCGGATTAGGAACTTATGCTAGTGCCGCTTCTCCGGAAGCTAAGAAGATATTAGAAGAAGCATCAATAGTTGCAGAGCAGAGAATGAAGGAGAAATTCCCTGCATTACCAGTAAATTCTCCACTTTCATCAAAAACTAATACGTAA
- the alaXM gene encoding alanyl-tRNA editing protein AlaXM has protein sequence MTEELYLKDSYIREFDAKVKEIKSDYAILDKTAFYPGGGGLENDIGYFINSKGEKINVTEVKRDENNEILHKVESNSSLNVGDIIKGVIDWPRRYKMMRLHTASHIIAAIAYNKFGSLITGGHINPEYAKDDFNVDNKDTLIDIINEANEIVKKAIEVKVYFLPREEALMIPAIVKLAGRNPPNIPIWRIVEIPGIDIQADGGPHVRNTSEIGEIVLLKVENKGKGRKRVYYTVKP, from the coding sequence ATGACCGAAGAACTTTACTTAAAAGATTCTTATATTAGGGAATTTGATGCAAAAGTTAAGGAAATTAAAAGTGACTATGCTATTTTAGATAAGACAGCTTTTTATCCTGGCGGAGGTGGACTTGAAAATGATATTGGCTATTTTATTAATTCTAAAGGTGAAAAAATAAACGTTACTGAAGTGAAAAGAGATGAAAATAATGAGATATTACATAAAGTTGAATCGAATAGTAGTCTTAATGTTGGTGATATAATAAAGGGAGTAATAGACTGGCCAAGAAGATATAAGATGATGAGATTACATACAGCATCACATATAATAGCTGCAATAGCTTATAATAAATTTGGTTCCCTTATTACAGGCGGTCATATAAATCCAGAATACGCTAAAGACGATTTTAATGTAGATAATAAAGATACACTTATAGATATAATAAATGAGGCTAATGAAATAGTTAAGAAAGCGATAGAAGTAAAAGTATACTTCTTACCAAGAGAGGAAGCATTAATGATACCAGCAATAGTAAAATTAGCTGGAAGAAATCCTCCTAATATACCCATTTGGAGAATTGTAGAAATACCTGGAATAGATATACAAGCTGACGGAGGGCCACATGTTAGAAATACTAGCGAGATAGGAGAGATAGTGTTGTTAAAGGTAGAAAACAAAGGTAAAGGTAGAAAAAGGGTTTATTACACTGTAAAACCTTAA
- a CDS encoding GtrA family protein, whose protein sequence is MSYLVRFFKFAIVGGLGTIVNEAVYVFSSKAIPIAVSLALAIEVSLVFNFVLNDIWTFRDKRNGSFMKRLAKFHGSSYLGNVVQYLVAIILLIYFLHLSSIYQALFTIFLAKYEQSVITLLLTNFIGIVAGFLVRFVTSLKYVWA, encoded by the coding sequence GTGTCATATCTAGTAAGGTTTTTTAAGTTCGCCATAGTTGGCGGATTAGGTACCATAGTGAATGAGGCAGTTTACGTCTTTTCTTCGAAGGCTATTCCTATAGCTGTTTCATTGGCTTTGGCTATTGAAGTTTCCCTCGTCTTTAACTTCGTCTTGAATGACATATGGACTTTTAGGGATAAAAGAAACGGCTCTTTCATGAAAAGACTTGCCAAATTTCACGGCTCGTCTTATCTGGGGAATGTAGTACAATATCTCGTGGCAATAATACTGCTAATTTACTTCCTTCACCTTTCCTCAATTTATCAAGCATTATTCACAATATTTCTAGCTAAATATGAACAGTCCGTAATTACCTTGTTGCTAACTAATTTCATAGGAATAGTGGCGGGATTTCTAGTAAGGTTTGTAACTAGTTTAAAATATGTATGGGCTTAA
- a CDS encoding aminotransferase class I/II-fold pyridoxal phosphate-dependent enzyme, translated as MKHGGYPWVKGKPPININDFSVNLNPLGTPKFIEELIEDAIRIKVYKYYPPENLKDVKTIIAEIYNVEEELIGVFNGTSEIINMLGDNFTVPQPNYSEYKFSEFYYAEELGDEFKFTLKGRRVLTSNPNNPTGSLIGLTEIEEFVKDDKNELILDESFIDISNGESAVKLVNEYKNLTVINSFTKSLSIPGLRFGFSIGHKSRELEKLAPIWRINSITYYVISNLNPKEVKEFFKLSKYKVSELQDRIKNLAKFKIYKSYAPYFLAEFNLPTSIVNSKLIKMGYYIRDASNFIGLRSTHARIALKEGVEKLISLINDIVSS; from the coding sequence ATGAAACACGGAGGATATCCTTGGGTTAAAGGAAAGCCGCCTATTAATATAAACGATTTTAGCGTAAATCTAAATCCATTAGGTACGCCAAAATTTATAGAGGAACTTATAGAAGATGCGATAAGAATTAAAGTATATAAATATTATCCTCCAGAAAATCTAAAGGATGTTAAAACGATAATTGCGGAGATATATAATGTGGAAGAAGAGCTTATTGGAGTATTTAACGGAACTTCTGAAATAATTAATATGCTAGGTGATAATTTTACAGTTCCGCAGCCCAATTATTCAGAATATAAATTTAGTGAATTTTATTACGCTGAGGAATTAGGAGATGAGTTCAAATTCACCCTTAAAGGCAGAAGAGTACTAACAAGCAATCCTAATAATCCCACAGGATCTTTAATTGGTTTAACAGAGATAGAAGAGTTCGTTAAAGATGATAAAAATGAGTTAATCTTAGACGAGTCCTTTATTGATATAAGTAATGGTGAGAGCGCAGTAAAGTTAGTAAATGAATATAAGAACTTAACGGTAATAAATTCATTTACTAAAAGTCTCTCCATACCTGGTTTGAGATTCGGTTTTTCTATTGGTCATAAAAGTAGAGAGCTAGAAAAATTAGCTCCTATTTGGCGCATTAATTCTATAACATATTACGTAATTTCAAATCTAAATCCTAAAGAAGTAAAAGAATTCTTTAAACTAAGTAAATATAAAGTGAGTGAGCTACAAGATAGAATAAAAAATTTAGCGAAATTTAAAATATATAAGTCTTATGCCCCATACTTTTTAGCTGAGTTTAACTTACCTACATCTATTGTTAATAGTAAGTTGATAAAAATGGGTTACTATATTAGAGATGCGAGTAACTTTATAGGTCTAAGATCTACACATGCTAGAATTGCATTGAAGGAAGGTGTAGAGAAGTTAATAAGTCTCATAAATGATATAGTTAGTTCTTAA
- a CDS encoding helix-turn-helix domain-containing protein — protein sequence MLLYAVIKTPSIKQLSDINLSKVSVNILDIRVEKDKGKILMEIKGDEKVAKEICEEPLKVSRFKFICTSYIQSDLLYILSQYILMNGAILNDGIIWTLILNDYTELKQLLNSLLTVTKEFKVLKVIKAERRDTITARQEQILRIALEAGFFDYPRRIGLKELAKKLNMSPSNLSEIIRRAEKNLITAYFREKEI from the coding sequence ATGCTATTATATGCAGTGATAAAAACGCCGTCAATTAAACAGCTATCTGATATAAATTTAAGCAAGGTTTCAGTTAACATCTTAGACATTAGAGTTGAGAAAGATAAGGGAAAGATACTTATGGAAATAAAGGGTGATGAGAAAGTTGCTAAAGAAATATGCGAAGAACCACTAAAGGTATCTAGGTTTAAATTTATATGTACCAGCTATATTCAATCTGATTTATTATATATTTTATCCCAATATATTTTAATGAATGGAGCTATTTTAAATGATGGAATAATATGGACTTTAATTCTAAATGATTACACAGAACTAAAACAGTTATTGAACTCTTTATTAACTGTAACTAAAGAATTTAAAGTATTAAAAGTTATTAAGGCTGAAAGACGTGATACTATAACAGCTAGGCAGGAGCAAATATTAAGGATAGCCTTAGAAGCGGGATTCTTTGACTATCCTAGAAGAATAGGATTGAAAGAATTAGCAAAAAAACTTAACATGAGTCCTTCTAATTTAAGTGAAATAATAAGAAGGGCCGAGAAGAATCTTATAACAGCCTATTTTAGGGAAAAAGAAATATGA
- a CDS encoding IS6 family transposase produces METRWKVPVLTQIILILMEYINFKPRFYARSEVALALAMYLAGLSSWRAILPHSTLLYDYRKFSNVKYVVPLSGKYAVDETKVLTVRGEYYYVWVVRDVVTRGIPFFMVTSLRSGLHVLIILVKMREVEELASRYFKRVDQVVYLHDGASIYNAFNWYNVNHEKVTFEERDYAEQGFRTTKHRISSMDKHFPWNSNRFTITRWLSTFFLIYNLLYTPVYLLDKGVIINVNISNE; encoded by the coding sequence ATGGAAACCAGATGGAAAGTTCCCGTGCTCACCCAAATTATACTAATCTTAATGGAGTATATTAATTTTAAGCCTAGGTTTTATGCTAGGAGTGAGGTTGCACTTGCTTTGGCAATGTATTTGGCTGGTTTGTCCTCTTGGAGGGCTATTTTGCCCCACTCTACCTTACTCTACGATTATAGGAAGTTTAGTAATGTTAAGTATGTTGTTCCCTTGAGTGGTAAGTATGCTGTTGATGAGACTAAGGTTCTTACTGTGAGGGGTGAGTATTATTATGTTTGGGTTGTTAGGGATGTTGTGACTAGGGGGATACCTTTCTTCATGGTTACTAGTTTGAGGAGTGGTTTGCATGTTTTAATTATTCTTGTGAAGATGAGGGAAGTTGAGGAGTTGGCTAGTAGGTATTTCAAGAGGGTTGATCAAGTGGTTTACTTGCATGATGGGGCGTCAATATATAATGCTTTCAACTGGTATAATGTTAATCATGAAAAGGTGACATTTGAGGAAAGGGATTACGCAGAACAAGGATTCAGAACAACAAAACATAGGATATCATCAATGGACAAGCACTTCCCATGGAATTCAAATAGATTCACGATTACCCGTTGGCTCTCAACGTTCTTCTTAATATACAACCTACTTTACACTCCAGTGTATTTACTGGACAAGGGGGTGATAATAAATGTAAATATTTCAAATGAATGA
- a CDS encoding transcription initiation factor IIB, with product MLYLSEENKPVASPCPPDKIIFDAERGEYICTETGEVLEDKIIDQGPEWRAFTPEEKEKRSRVGGPLNNTIHDRGLSTLIDWKDKDAMGRTLDPKRRLEALRWRKWQIRARIQSSIDRNLAQAMNELERIGNLLNLPKSVKDEAALIYRKAVEKGLVRGRSIESVVAAAIYAACRRMKLARTLDEIAQYTKANRKEVARCYRLLLRELNVDVPVSDPKDYVTRIANLLGLSGAVMKTAAEIIDKAKSAGLTAGKDPAGLAAAAIYIASLLHDERRTQKEIAQVAGVTEVTVRNRYKELTQELKISIPTQ from the coding sequence GTGTTATATTTGTCTGAAGAGAATAAGCCTGTAGCTTCTCCTTGTCCTCCTGATAAAATTATTTTTGACGCCGAGAGGGGAGAGTATATATGTACAGAGACTGGTGAAGTATTAGAAGATAAAATTATAGATCAAGGACCTGAATGGAGAGCATTTACACCAGAAGAGAAAGAAAAGAGAAGTAGAGTAGGAGGTCCTTTAAACAATACTATTCACGATAGAGGTCTATCTACCCTTATAGATTGGAAAGATAAGGATGCAATGGGTAGAACTTTAGACCCTAAGAGAAGACTTGAAGCGTTAAGATGGAGGAAGTGGCAAATAAGGGCTAGAATACAGAGTTCTATAGATAGAAACCTAGCTCAAGCAATGAATGAGTTAGAGAGAATAGGTAATTTGCTTAATTTACCAAAATCCGTTAAAGATGAAGCTGCCTTAATTTACAGAAAAGCAGTCGAAAAAGGGCTAGTGAGAGGAAGAAGTATAGAGAGTGTGGTAGCTGCGGCAATTTACGCTGCTTGTAGAAGAATGAAGTTAGCTAGAACTCTAGATGAGATAGCACAATACACTAAAGCTAATAGAAAAGAAGTAGCAAGATGTTATAGATTATTGCTGAGAGAATTAAATGTAGATGTGCCAGTAAGTGATCCTAAGGATTATGTAACTAGAATAGCGAACTTATTAGGATTAAGTGGTGCAGTTATGAAAACAGCTGCTGAAATAATAGATAAGGCTAAAAGTGCTGGATTAACTGCTGGTAAAGATCCTGCCGGATTAGCTGCAGCCGCCATATATATAGCTTCTCTTCTACATGACGAGAGGAGAACCCAAAAAGAAATAGCACAAGTTGCAGGTGTTACTGAAGTAACTGTAAGAAATAGATATAAGGAATTAACACAAGAATTAAAAATATCTATTCCTACTCAATAA
- the yciH gene encoding stress response translation initiation inhibitor YciH, which yields MAENLCGGLPPDICEQLTKEEQFIKIKVEKRRYGKEVTIIEGLGGSDTELKKIASELKSKLAAGGTVKEGKIMIQGDHKEKIKEILIKMGYPESNILIIE from the coding sequence ATGGCAGAAAATTTGTGTGGTGGTCTTCCACCAGATATTTGCGAGCAATTAACTAAAGAGGAGCAATTCATAAAAATAAAGGTAGAAAAACGAAGATATGGTAAGGAGGTAACTATAATAGAAGGTTTAGGAGGAAGTGATACTGAATTAAAGAAAATTGCCTCAGAGCTTAAGTCTAAATTAGCTGCAGGAGGAACTGTAAAGGAAGGTAAGATAATGATACAAGGAGATCATAAGGAAAAAATAAAGGAAATCTTAATAAAAATGGGCTATCCTGAATCAAATATTTTAATTATTGAGTAG
- a CDS encoding DNA-directed RNA polymerase subunit P, with amino-acid sequence MAVYRCGKCWKTFTDEQLKVLPGVRCPYCGYKIIYMVRKPTIKIVKAI; translated from the coding sequence ATGGCAGTATATAGGTGTGGTAAGTGTTGGAAAACTTTCACAGATGAACAACTAAAAGTTTTACCAGGTGTTAGGTGCCCATACTGTGGTTATAAAATAATATATATGGTTAGAAAGCCTACAATAAAAATAGTTAAAGCAATTTAG
- the speB gene encoding agmatinase: MSDGRLLYLNENSRKFAGFNKQSSPFIIIGIPMDITSSYRPGSRFAPNSIRDAAQYIEFYSIRTGIDMGDVGFNDVGDIILHPSSVEENLSRISGVINYFHESKKIVISIGGEHTISAGIIKGLQKEGLCVISFDAHLDLRDEYMGYKYDHACVMRRISEYGVKILEIGSRAISREELEYARRNGIAFFTPQQVRLLGVKEVARKIINSTQECKSLYISIDMDGLDPAYAPGVATPEPEGLDPTTLLDIINLIVDKRVVGFDIVEISPPYDISGITSVLGAKIIMETSASIYKAKLL; the protein is encoded by the coding sequence GTGAGCGATGGTAGATTATTATATTTAAATGAGAATAGTAGGAAATTTGCTGGGTTTAATAAACAATCATCTCCATTTATCATAATAGGGATACCAATGGATATTACGAGTAGTTATAGGCCTGGTAGCAGGTTTGCACCAAATTCCATAAGGGATGCAGCACAATATATAGAATTCTATTCTATAAGAACGGGTATAGATATGGGGGATGTAGGTTTTAATGACGTAGGGGATATAATACTTCACCCATCTAGCGTAGAAGAGAATCTTAGCAGAATATCTGGCGTAATCAATTATTTTCATGAAAGCAAAAAAATCGTCATTTCAATCGGAGGAGAGCATACTATATCAGCAGGTATAATAAAAGGGTTACAAAAAGAGGGCTTATGTGTAATTAGTTTCGACGCACATTTAGATTTAAGAGATGAATACATGGGCTATAAATACGACCATGCATGTGTTATGCGAAGAATATCAGAATATGGTGTTAAGATATTAGAGATTGGTAGTAGAGCTATAAGCAGAGAGGAATTAGAATATGCAAGAAGAAATGGAATAGCGTTTTTTACACCGCAACAAGTTAGACTTTTAGGCGTTAAAGAGGTAGCTAGAAAAATAATAAACTCCACTCAAGAATGTAAATCCTTATACATTTCAATTGATATGGATGGATTAGACCCAGCTTATGCTCCTGGTGTTGCTACACCAGAACCAGAAGGATTAGATCCTACTACATTACTAGATATTATAAACCTAATTGTTGACAAAAGGGTAGTGGGGTTTGATATTGTAGAAATATCACCACCTTATGATATTTCTGGAATAACAAGTGTTTTAGGGGCAAAAATTATCATGGAGACATCAGCATCAATTTATAAAGCTAAATTGCTTTAA
- a CDS encoding glycine--tRNA ligase, with protein MSEVLSKVLDLAKRRGIFWPSYEIYGGVAGFYDIGPIGTKIKNKIVELWRKYFIKDNSDFVVEIETPIIGPSKVFEASGHVESFTDPIVECNSCKRIYRADHLIEDILKKSVEGLKPEELTRIIKENNIRCPSCGGELGEVRLFNLLFSTNIGPYTGNLGYLRPETAQGMFTAFKRVYEVSRQKLPIGIAQVGRVARNEISPRQGLIRMREFTIMEIEFFIDPEDKDDIPLFKFSDYKLNILTAEDKLKNGKPREFKVDEIVKERIVIHPWMAYWMAVAAKFVRALGIDNFYFEEKLPHERAHYSKQTFDQIVIIGDIRVEISGHAYRGDYDLSRHMQYSGQDQTIFRKYSEPKIVKKKTLVINNTKLRDKELRKKIMELINNKKIEEIETMIKANLTIDNQPLSEFVSIIEREEKVHGEHIIPHVIEPSFGVERALFLTILNAYREKEGRTILSLPKYLSPYDVAVFPLLEREELIKKAREIRDSLSVKYDVLYDEVGSIGRRYARADEIGVPFAITVDPQSLLDNTVTIRDRDSWRQIRVNIDSIDVTLEKLFRGEDLNKIGIEVKNEDEQ; from the coding sequence GTGAGTGAAGTATTAAGTAAAGTTTTAGACTTAGCAAAAAGAAGGGGAATTTTTTGGCCATCTTACGAGATATATGGAGGTGTAGCAGGATTTTATGATATAGGACCAATAGGTACTAAGATAAAAAATAAAATAGTAGAATTATGGAGAAAATACTTTATTAAAGATAATAGTGATTTCGTCGTCGAGATAGAGACTCCAATCATAGGACCCTCGAAAGTATTTGAAGCAAGTGGACATGTAGAAAGCTTTACAGATCCTATAGTTGAGTGTAATAGTTGTAAGAGAATATATAGGGCGGATCATCTAATTGAAGATATACTAAAGAAGAGTGTAGAGGGTTTAAAGCCTGAAGAGCTAACTAGAATAATTAAAGAAAATAATATAAGATGCCCTTCGTGTGGTGGGGAGCTAGGAGAAGTTAGACTGTTTAATTTGTTATTTTCAACTAACATAGGACCTTATACGGGTAATTTAGGATATTTGAGACCAGAGACCGCTCAAGGTATGTTTACTGCGTTTAAACGAGTTTATGAGGTGAGCAGACAGAAATTACCTATAGGTATAGCGCAAGTTGGTAGAGTAGCTAGAAATGAAATTTCCCCTAGGCAGGGATTAATCAGAATGAGAGAATTCACTATTATGGAAATTGAGTTCTTTATAGATCCAGAAGATAAAGATGATATACCGCTATTTAAGTTCAGCGATTATAAATTAAATATATTAACAGCTGAAGATAAGTTGAAAAATGGTAAACCAAGAGAATTTAAAGTAGATGAGATTGTAAAGGAGAGAATAGTTATCCACCCTTGGATGGCTTATTGGATGGCAGTTGCTGCAAAATTTGTAAGAGCTTTAGGCATTGATAATTTCTATTTTGAGGAAAAATTGCCTCATGAAAGAGCTCATTATTCAAAACAAACTTTTGATCAAATAGTTATAATTGGTGATATAAGGGTCGAAATCTCTGGACATGCATATAGAGGAGATTACGATTTATCTAGACATATGCAATATAGTGGTCAAGATCAAACCATTTTTAGAAAATACTCTGAACCGAAAATTGTCAAAAAGAAGACTTTAGTAATTAATAATACAAAGTTAAGAGATAAGGAATTAAGGAAAAAAATTATGGAATTGATTAATAATAAAAAAATTGAAGAAATAGAAACTATGATTAAGGCTAATTTAACTATAGATAATCAACCTTTAAGTGAATTTGTTTCAATAATAGAAAGGGAGGAAAAAGTTCATGGTGAACATATTATTCCACATGTTATAGAACCGTCTTTTGGCGTAGAGAGAGCCCTCTTTTTAACCATATTAAATGCATATAGGGAAAAAGAGGGAAGGACAATATTATCATTACCTAAATACTTGTCACCTTATGATGTCGCAGTGTTTCCGTTATTAGAGAGAGAAGAGTTAATTAAGAAAGCAAGAGAAATTAGAGATAGTCTTTCAGTAAAATACGATGTACTTTATGACGAAGTAGGAAGTATAGGAAGAAGATATGCTAGAGCCGATGAAATTGGCGTACCATTTGCTATTACCGTAGATCCTCAGTCCTTATTAGATAACACCGTCACCATAAGGGATAGGGATAGTTGGAGACAGATTAGAGTTAATATAGATTCTATCGACGTTACACTGGAAAAGTTATTTAGAGGAGAAGATCTTAATAAAATTGGAATTGAGGTGAAAAACGAGGATGAGCAATGA
- a CDS encoding phosphate transport regulator yields MSEGIATLAIEEQLQQISLKVLDEIRILYELLSNDKQGINYMQIYSKVNGIKNDVENNKYRLGEYIFKIREGLLDKDLYVEIMNNLEKVAQNIDAAAYRLSVMLTKQFIIDDVINRLLIVICEKIIASITHFIEALRLLSVNPKNSFENARSIIKIEQEIDDLYRSLELTLFEKNTSNFSYIMLLKDIADRLEDSEDLLKISADNITYIAYERM; encoded by the coding sequence ATGAGCGAGGGAATTGCTACACTTGCGATAGAGGAACAACTACAACAAATATCGTTAAAAGTATTAGATGAAATTAGAATTCTTTATGAACTTTTATCTAATGATAAACAAGGCATAAATTATATGCAGATATATTCGAAAGTGAATGGAATAAAGAATGATGTAGAAAATAACAAATATAGATTAGGAGAGTACATTTTCAAGATAAGGGAAGGATTATTGGATAAGGATTTATATGTGGAAATAATGAATAATTTAGAAAAAGTTGCCCAGAATATAGATGCAGCGGCTTATAGATTAAGTGTTATGTTAACGAAACAGTTTATAATTGATGATGTGATAAATAGGCTATTAATAGTAATTTGTGAGAAAATTATTGCGTCTATAACGCATTTTATAGAAGCGTTAAGATTGTTATCAGTAAATCCTAAAAATTCCTTCGAAAATGCTCGAAGTATAATAAAAATAGAGCAGGAAATAGATGATCTATACAGAAGTTTAGAATTAACCTTATTTGAAAAAAATACATCTAATTTTTCTTATATAATGCTATTAAAAGATATTGCAGATAGATTGGAAGATAGCGAAGATTTGTTAAAGATTTCCGCAGATAATATAACATATATTGCTTATGAGAGGATGTAA
- the endA gene encoding tRNA-intron lyase → MIRAYLVGSKVIVTNIDDAKYLYSNGFYGKPLGIPKPKNIKDITRPLELSLIESVYLVKKGLIEVVSKNGDILEYKKLYEYGLQTIDKFDIMYRVYEDLREKGFIVRSGIKYGADFAVYTLGPGLEHAPFIIITLDIDQDLTPHELLSFGRVSHSTRKRLVLGLVDRKNGSVRYIMFKWVKL, encoded by the coding sequence ATGATAAGGGCTTACTTAGTAGGTTCTAAGGTAATTGTAACAAATATCGACGATGCAAAATATCTCTATTCAAATGGATTTTATGGTAAACCTCTAGGAATTCCTAAACCTAAAAATATCAAGGATATAACAAGACCTTTAGAATTATCACTTATAGAAAGTGTGTATTTGGTGAAAAAAGGATTAATAGAAGTTGTTTCAAAAAATGGTGATATTTTGGAATATAAAAAATTATATGAATATGGACTACAAACAATAGATAAATTTGATATAATGTATAGAGTTTATGAGGATTTAAGAGAAAAGGGATTTATAGTGAGATCCGGAATAAAATATGGTGCAGATTTCGCGGTTTATACTTTAGGTCCAGGATTAGAGCATGCTCCGTTTATTATCATTACTTTAGATATAGATCAAGACCTAACTCCCCATGAATTATTAAGTTTCGGAAGAGTATCACATAGTACGAGAAAGAGATTGGTTTTAGGTCTAGTGGATAGAAAGAATGGTAGTGTAAGATACATAATGTTTAAATGGGTCAAGTTATAA